One genomic window of Aliiroseovarius sp. M344 includes the following:
- a CDS encoding Hpt domain-containing protein has translation MINWNRVNELKAEIGEDDFAEVAELFLEEVEEVICRLKSAPKPALFEQDMHFLKSSSLNLGFDQLSKLCGEGEREAAAGNYDAVPLMPVFQAYDASKQAFLSGG, from the coding sequence ATGATTAATTGGAATCGCGTGAACGAGTTGAAAGCTGAAATCGGCGAAGATGATTTCGCAGAAGTGGCCGAGCTGTTTCTGGAAGAGGTCGAGGAGGTTATCTGCCGTTTGAAGTCCGCACCAAAGCCTGCCTTGTTTGAGCAGGACATGCACTTTCTGAAAAGCTCGTCACTGAACCTAGGCTTTGACCAACTTTCAAAGCTGTGCGGTGAGGGTGAGCGGGAAGCCGCGGCCGGCAACTATGACGCCGTGCCCCTTATGCCGGTCTTTCAAGCCTATGACGCCTCGAAGCAAGCGTTTCTAAGCGGTGGTTAG
- a CDS encoding PP2C family protein-serine/threonine phosphatase yields MPSQPVADNPVRRILVVDDSRAQRRILTSSLSRQGYEVTEAGTGVEALDICKQEHFDLILSDWMMPGMDGLELCAAFRKLPLAGYVYFILLTSKTDKGAVAQGLDVGADDFLAKPVNPDELRARINAGGRILSMERELQDKNRLVSSTLAEIQTLYDSLDRDLVEARKMQQSLVREKYRDFGEAEVSLMLKPCGHVGGDLVGFFEAGPDTLAFYSIDVSGHGIASALLTARLASYFSDGSPTHNIALDMGQNGRYRSRAPETVATELNQLLLNDLRSEHYFTMLFGYLNLRTGEVEMAQCGHPNAVRLPINGDAQFFGEGGLPIGLIAGAEFSRQHLTLAPGERLIFYSDGFTECANATGAMLDEDGFAEILQKNNALTNEPLFDSLVWDLDAYSGGQDLGDDLSCVMVTYKPDNR; encoded by the coding sequence GTGCCGTCGCAACCGGTGGCCGATAACCCGGTGCGCCGGATCTTGGTTGTCGATGACAGCAGGGCGCAGCGGCGCATTCTGACGTCATCCTTGTCACGCCAAGGCTATGAAGTGACCGAGGCGGGCACCGGCGTTGAGGCGTTGGATATCTGTAAGCAAGAACATTTCGACCTTATTCTCAGCGATTGGATGATGCCCGGCATGGACGGGCTTGAACTGTGCGCGGCCTTTCGAAAACTGCCGCTTGCGGGGTATGTCTATTTCATTTTGTTGACGTCAAAGACTGACAAGGGGGCTGTCGCGCAGGGGTTGGATGTCGGTGCTGACGACTTTCTGGCCAAACCGGTGAACCCGGATGAATTGCGTGCGCGCATCAATGCAGGGGGCCGCATCCTATCGATGGAGCGGGAGTTGCAGGACAAAAACCGTCTCGTTTCGTCGACACTGGCTGAAATCCAGACGCTTTATGATTCGCTTGACCGTGACCTAGTAGAGGCGCGCAAGATGCAACAGTCACTGGTTCGCGAAAAGTATCGTGACTTTGGGGAGGCCGAGGTTTCGCTGATGCTCAAGCCCTGTGGTCATGTCGGCGGTGATCTTGTCGGGTTTTTCGAAGCAGGGCCTGACACACTGGCCTTCTATTCCATTGACGTCTCAGGGCACGGTATTGCGTCTGCGCTTTTAACAGCGCGCTTGGCGTCCTATTTTTCGGACGGATCGCCAACACACAACATCGCGCTTGATATGGGTCAGAACGGTCGCTATCGCAGCCGCGCGCCTGAAACCGTTGCAACAGAGTTAAACCAGCTTTTGTTAAATGATCTGCGGTCCGAACATTACTTCACCATGTTGTTTGGCTATTTGAACCTGCGCACCGGAGAGGTTGAGATGGCTCAATGCGGGCATCCAAATGCTGTCCGGCTGCCAATCAATGGCGATGCCCAGTTTTTCGGCGAAGGCGGACTGCCGATCGGCCTGATCGCGGGCGCAGAGTTTTCACGACAACACCTGACCCTTGCGCCTGGCGAGCGGCTGATTTTCTATTCGGATGGTTTCACAGAATGCGCCAACGCCACGGGTGCAATGCTAGACGAAGACGGTTTTGCGGAAATACTGCAGAAAAACAACGCGCTGACGAACGAGCCGTTGTTTGATTCATTGGTATGGGATCTTGATGCGTATTCTGGCGGGCAGGATCTTGGGGATGACCTGTCTTGTGTGATGGTGACCTATAAGCCGGACAACAGGTGA
- a CDS encoding Hsp33 family molecular chaperone HslO encodes MTLGTKIAWDDTILPFQLDRSDIRGRVLRLDGTLDTILSQHDYPPAIEALVAEAAMLTALIGQTIKMEWKLSLQVRGDGPARLIATDYYAPEKEGDPATVRAYASYDADRLEPNAPGFPQIGKGYFAVLIHQGSAQKPYTGMTPISGQSLSDCAQAYFAQSEQLPTRFHLTFGKSTWAGGEENWRAGGIMLQHMPKASPHVTGEGGSGEGGLLSAQDLVSDDDAENWNRANILLNTVEELELVGPSVQPTDLLVRLFHEETPRVFDPQAVSFGCPCSEARVRESLSIYSKRDLGHMTTDEGRVTADCQFCGAHYDLDPATLGKDAVDQDSAGD; translated from the coding sequence ATGACCCTTGGAACTAAAATCGCCTGGGATGACACCATCCTACCATTTCAACTGGACCGCAGCGACATTCGCGGACGGGTTTTGCGGCTGGACGGCACGTTGGACACGATCCTGTCGCAGCACGATTACCCGCCAGCGATCGAGGCGCTGGTGGCTGAAGCGGCCATGCTGACGGCGCTGATCGGTCAGACCATCAAGATGGAGTGGAAGCTGTCCTTGCAAGTGCGTGGCGACGGGCCAGCGCGATTGATTGCAACGGATTACTATGCCCCCGAGAAGGAAGGCGACCCGGCGACGGTGCGTGCTTATGCCAGTTACGATGCCGACAGATTAGAGCCTAATGCACCTGGATTCCCCCAGATTGGCAAAGGATATTTTGCTGTTCTGATCCATCAAGGCAGCGCTCAAAAGCCCTATACCGGTATGACGCCTATCTCTGGCCAGTCCCTGTCTGATTGCGCGCAAGCCTATTTCGCGCAGTCCGAACAATTGCCAACCCGGTTCCATCTCACCTTTGGGAAGTCGACATGGGCTGGCGGCGAAGAAAACTGGCGGGCTGGTGGCATCATGTTGCAACATATGCCCAAAGCCTCGCCTCATGTTACGGGCGAGGGAGGGTCCGGCGAAGGTGGCTTGTTGTCTGCACAGGATCTGGTTTCGGATGATGATGCTGAAAACTGGAATCGGGCCAACATCCTGCTGAACACTGTTGAAGAACTTGAACTGGTCGGCCCTTCGGTCCAACCCACTGACCTTTTGGTGCGACTGTTCCACGAAGAAACCCCACGCGTGTTTGACCCGCAAGCGGTTAGTTTTGGCTGCCCATGTTCCGAGGCGCGTGTGCGCGAAAGCTTATCGATCTATTCGAAGCGCGATCTTGGTCACATGACAACAGATGAGGGGCGCGTGACGGCCGATTGCCAGTTTTGCGGCGCCCATTACGACCTTGATCCAGCGACGTTGGGCAAGGATGCCGTTGACCAGGACAGCGCAGGTGACTGA
- a CDS encoding class I SAM-dependent RNA methyltransferase: MTEPTETFRIERLGHLGDGIAPGPIFAPRCLPGEEISGEVVDGRIAAPRIVVPSPDRVKAPCPHYNTCGGCALLHASDDFVALWKADVVRTALAAHGLTPELRPMRTSPPRSRRRAVLSAKRGKKGPLIGFHGRKSDTISTIESCLLLHPEILSALKSLAELANFGVSRKGELSINVVQSAAGLDVSVSGGKPLDRVLETDLAQALHTFGFARLTWNGEIIATETPPAQMFGTAAVVPPAGAFLQATREGEAALLDAVREIVGDAKSVVDLFAGCGTFALPLAMTSEVHAVEGHAGMTDALSRSWRKTQGLRHVTTEVRDLFRNPIMSDDLTSYDAAVIDPPRAGAEAQIEQLAASTIPRIAMVSCNSVSFARDAKTLIDAGYTLNWVQIVDQFRWSTHIEQVASFTRS; the protein is encoded by the coding sequence GTGACCGAACCCACCGAAACTTTCCGCATCGAACGGCTGGGTCATTTGGGCGATGGCATAGCGCCCGGACCGATCTTTGCTCCGCGATGTTTGCCGGGTGAAGAAATCTCGGGCGAGGTTGTGGACGGTCGTATTGCCGCCCCCCGCATTGTGGTGCCTTCGCCTGACAGGGTGAAAGCGCCGTGCCCACACTACAATACTTGCGGAGGGTGCGCGTTGCTGCATGCCTCGGACGATTTCGTGGCTTTATGGAAGGCTGACGTGGTTAGAACGGCGTTGGCAGCGCATGGGCTGACGCCTGAACTTCGCCCAATGAGGACCTCGCCACCGCGATCACGTCGCCGCGCCGTGCTGTCGGCCAAGCGCGGCAAGAAGGGTCCGCTGATTGGGTTTCATGGGCGTAAATCCGACACGATCAGCACGATCGAAAGCTGCCTGCTTTTGCATCCGGAAATTCTTTCCGCCCTTAAATCGCTGGCTGAACTGGCCAATTTTGGCGTGTCGCGCAAGGGTGAATTGTCGATAAACGTCGTGCAATCCGCTGCCGGATTGGATGTCTCAGTTTCAGGCGGCAAGCCTCTTGACCGTGTGTTAGAGACTGATTTGGCCCAAGCGCTCCACACTTTTGGCTTCGCGCGACTGACTTGGAATGGCGAGATAATCGCCACCGAAACACCGCCAGCACAAATGTTTGGAACCGCGGCTGTGGTTCCGCCAGCAGGGGCGTTCCTCCAGGCCACACGCGAGGGAGAAGCGGCTTTACTTGACGCCGTGCGCGAGATCGTAGGAGATGCCAAATCTGTCGTCGACCTGTTTGCTGGATGTGGCACGTTCGCTTTGCCCTTGGCGATGACGTCAGAAGTTCACGCGGTCGAAGGCCACGCTGGGATGACTGATGCGCTTTCGCGCAGCTGGCGCAAGACCCAGGGTTTGCGTCATGTCACCACCGAAGTCCGTGATCTGTTCCGAAATCCAATTATGTCCGACGATTTGACCTCATATGATGCGGCCGTAATCGACCCGCCACGTGCAGGGGCGGAGGCGCAGATCGAACAGCTCGCGGCCTCAACAATTCCGCGAATCGCGATGGTTTCGTGCAATTCGGTCAGCTTTGCGCGTGATGCAAAGACACTTATCGATGCCGGTTACACGCTGAACTGGGTTCAGATTGTCGATCAGTTTCGTTGGTCGACCCATATTGAACAGGTTGCAAGCTTCACCAGATCCTGA
- a CDS encoding CCA tRNA nucleotidyltransferase, with the protein MTRVTGDWINSPAAQAVCRAIAQAGHQVFFVGGCVRNDLLGAPISDLDLSTDARPDQVMQIAEGAGLRAVPTGIEHGTVTVVADGEGLEVTTYRKDVETDGRRAVVAFSDNLEDDAHRRDFTMNALYAAPDGHIVDPLGGGLDDLNARRVRFIDDAGDRIREDYLRTLRLFRFHAWYGDPEKGIDEDGLAGVAANLAGLESLSHERVGTEMVKLLAAPNPAASIAAMVHTGVLGLVLPASDATNLPILIHLEEDRTPDPIRRLAALGGVDVAERLRLSKRDQKRLDVIRRGMASVTPAAELAYRHGADVATDVALLRAAQMGVSPETGAWVEIEKGAKATFPVRAADLSSKFTGPALGAELRRLETLWIASGFELKREDLLT; encoded by the coding sequence ATGACCCGTGTAACCGGGGATTGGATAAACTCACCAGCCGCGCAGGCTGTGTGCAGGGCAATAGCGCAAGCGGGCCACCAAGTCTTTTTTGTTGGCGGTTGTGTGCGGAACGATTTGCTGGGCGCGCCAATTTCGGACCTTGATCTGTCAACGGATGCAAGGCCTGACCAAGTGATGCAAATCGCCGAGGGTGCAGGCCTTCGCGCGGTTCCAACGGGCATCGAACACGGCACAGTCACCGTGGTTGCGGATGGCGAAGGGCTTGAGGTTACGACCTATCGCAAAGATGTTGAAACTGACGGTCGGCGCGCCGTGGTCGCCTTCTCGGACAATCTGGAGGATGACGCGCATCGCCGCGATTTCACTATGAACGCGCTTTATGCGGCACCTGATGGGCACATCGTTGATCCCTTGGGAGGTGGGCTGGATGACCTTAACGCGCGTCGCGTGCGGTTCATCGATGATGCTGGCGACCGCATACGCGAAGACTATCTGCGGACCCTCCGGTTATTTCGGTTTCACGCATGGTATGGCGACCCCGAAAAGGGAATTGATGAAGATGGTTTGGCTGGCGTAGCCGCAAATTTAGCGGGATTAGAGTCTCTTTCCCACGAACGTGTTGGTACTGAAATGGTAAAGTTGCTGGCCGCGCCGAACCCAGCCGCGTCGATAGCGGCGATGGTGCATACCGGTGTTCTTGGCCTGGTATTGCCTGCTTCCGACGCAACAAACCTTCCCATTCTGATTCACCTTGAGGAAGACCGCACCCCTGATCCAATACGACGGCTTGCCGCGCTGGGCGGTGTGGATGTCGCCGAACGCCTTCGTTTGTCAAAGCGCGATCAGAAGCGGCTTGACGTGATCCGGCGCGGCATGGCTTCGGTGACGCCAGCAGCCGAGTTGGCTTATCGGCATGGGGCCGATGTGGCGACAGACGTAGCGCTTCTGCGTGCGGCACAGATGGGTGTTTCGCCAGAAACTGGCGCTTGGGTTGAGATTGAAAAAGGCGCAAAGGCGACGTTTCCGGTGCGAGCCGCTGACCTTTCGTCGAAGTTTACCGGCCCAGCACTGGGCGCGGAACTCCGTCGGTTGGAAACCCTTTGGATCGCATCAGGATTTGAGTTGAAACGAGAGGATCTGTTGACGTGA
- a CDS encoding NUDIX hydrolase, translating to MRRFGKPREYGRKYVLRPGAYAILLRGRDMLITHQSEPFNEFQLPGGGIDPGESAIVALHREVLEETGWKIAAPTRLGAYRRFGYMPEYDMWAEKICHIFVARPLRQVSAPLELDHQAIWTDAKSAARILCNKGDRHFVRHHLLSGL from the coding sequence ATGCGCAGATTTGGCAAGCCACGCGAGTATGGTCGAAAATACGTCCTGCGTCCGGGCGCCTATGCAATTCTTCTCCGGGGTCGCGATATGCTGATCACTCATCAATCAGAGCCATTCAACGAATTTCAACTGCCGGGCGGAGGGATTGATCCGGGCGAAAGTGCCATCGTTGCCTTGCACCGCGAGGTTCTGGAAGAGACGGGTTGGAAGATTGCTGCTCCAACGCGGTTGGGTGCCTATCGTCGGTTTGGCTATATGCCAGAATACGACATGTGGGCCGAAAAGATCTGCCATATCTTTGTGGCCAGACCATTACGCCAAGTCAGTGCGCCGCTTGAATTGGACCACCAAGCGATCTGGACCGACGCCAAAAGCGCCGCACGCATTCTATGCAACAAAGGCGATCGGCATTTTGTCAGGCATCACCTGTTGTCCGGCTTATAG
- a CDS encoding CoA pyrophosphatase: MPLTRTAQVTDPIDDIRQALAQPGRGSSDFDLHPDITLPEGRKLRPAGVLVPLMWDQGILQLILTKRSSALKHHPGQIAFPGGKVDSVDTDVVATALREAQEEVGLPPGLVEIIGQLPQHETVTGFSVTPVVGFISQPFDAIAEVGEVEEIFSVPFHHVSNLAKYSQQGRIWQGRMRMYETVPFGPYYIWGATARMLRALAERLLQ, from the coding sequence ATGCCGTTGACCAGGACAGCGCAGGTGACTGACCCGATCGACGATATCCGACAAGCCCTTGCCCAGCCGGGGCGCGGCAGCTCGGACTTTGACTTGCACCCCGACATCACGCTGCCAGAAGGGCGCAAACTGCGTCCCGCCGGTGTTCTGGTGCCATTGATGTGGGACCAGGGCATTCTGCAGCTGATTTTGACCAAACGGTCCTCAGCCTTGAAACATCACCCCGGACAAATTGCGTTTCCTGGTGGCAAGGTGGATTCTGTTGACACAGACGTTGTCGCCACTGCACTACGTGAGGCGCAGGAAGAAGTAGGTCTGCCGCCGGGCCTTGTCGAAATCATCGGCCAACTTCCCCAACACGAGACGGTAACCGGCTTTTCTGTCACGCCCGTCGTTGGGTTTATTTCTCAGCCATTCGACGCCATCGCTGAGGTCGGCGAGGTCGAGGAAATCTTTTCCGTGCCGTTTCATCATGTCTCTAACCTTGCTAAATATAGCCAACAAGGGCGGATCTGGCAGGGGCGGATGCGAATGTATGAGACGGTGCCATTCGGGCCATATTATATCTGGGGAGCCACCGCGCGGATGTTGCGTGCACTTGCCGAACGGTTGCTCCAATGA